GGCAACGAACGCCGGCGCGCGCCATGACGCGCTACAAACTACGCAAGATTAGTTACtctcttaattaatatatcCAAGCTTAcatgcatatgtatatgtttctTCCCTAGATATAATGTAATTTCCACAATCTTGCAGAAATTTATTACACACACCTCGttgagagattaaaataaatgtgCATGGATAGAAACCGAGCGACGAATATAGTACAGGACTCTGCAGGAATTTGCACCCCTATATTTTCGCttgtgtttatgcttatagatcaaaatttgaattttcgactttaaatttagagttgaatttgaaattttttttaccgaagtttattttccagtcttcTTTTAGACTACTAAAAAtaagtacataaaatttttatttataaattatttttcttttacaaatatgttttttttcatttttacaaaaaaaccaaacaatcatccctagctgggcatttttttttgcttcgtGGTACcacatgtgcatgcatgctttctACGATTCGGAGCTACAGATAGCTCTCaaatctagctgagtagtTTCACCCAGATATCACACGGGATTCCGTTCACTACCAGCCCATCGTTTAACCTAGGCTGCATTACGACTAGGTGCATGCTGCGTGGCCAAGTTCATCCAATATTTGTGTACTGCATGCAAGGACCATATGCACACACCACAGTCCACAGGAGGCAGATAGCTAGCTTACTCTTTAGCCATACACTTATAAATAGCCTATGCCTCTATGTTCTGAGGCAGATTAAACAAGTGAAATGGCCCACATCAAAAATAAGGAAATCAGGTGATCTAGGAGCCGTAATTTGGTTGGTTGTCAACTGGAGTCTCCTCAAACCACTTCAGTAGATAGCAAGCTAGGCCTCACTGCATTGCACTATTACATAAGACATGGGGCCAAACACTGTGTATAGTGAAGTGTTTGGAGGAACTCTGGTTAAGAATCAACATCTTCAAGTTAGGTTTGTAAGTACGTTATACTTTAGAGATTACAGGTATTTATATCTAAGTGATGTTGAATGATTTGGTTTGGAGACACTAGGAGTTTCCTTCAAGCACTTCACGGCAAACTATTCAAAGTTGCGTGAAGTGTTTGGAGGAACTCTTAGTGTCACCAAATATTTAAGAAGATAATGTTTAATCTAAATGGTGTAAGAGAGATGTTTGGTAGAACCGTGAGTTTGCTTGAAGTACTTTATAAGGCACTATTCGTTTTATGTTTGGGGTAAGTCCGCttggcaaaaaaaactatcttcCGACAATTATATCTAAGTGTAGAATAACTAGGTTTAGAGCCTCTAGGATTTTCCTCCAAGCACTTCAGGACACACTATTCAGAATCATGTGAAGTGTTTGGGGAACTCTTATTGCCTTCTAGCATTTAAGTAATTTTATGACTTTGTTCTTCTCTACAACTTATTGCCATATTATTTCTCGACTTTTACGCGCACGCTTCTTGAACCGCTAAACGATATTTTTTTGCGAAAgctttctatatagaagttcataatctcatatttctagagtatatttttaattttgtactagttaatttaatcgtttataccattaaatagctaatcatataatatttcatctttcatcactaaaagaacacaacctagTATTCAAACCACAAGATTATTTGAGATTATAGCCACACTTGGTATTATATATCACTAGTTCTCTTAAAGCACTTAATATGGATCTATGCTAGGTAGCTATGGTATCATCAAGCATTTATTAATACTCTCTTCATTCCTTAATATAGGGCGTAACTGCCCTAGACGTCAATACCATACCATGGAGACTTAAGTACTGATTTTCTTGCGGTGACGCTTCGCTCTGCCCCCGTGGAGTGGCCTTTGCATGCACGCAATTGTTTGCATCCTCCCCGGccaaccaaaagaaaaaaaagggataaGCAACACAAGAAACAAAGAGCTAACTCCATGCATTGAAAgcatttgcatgcatgagcaCGAAAGTTTTCATACTTTTGTTTTAATGCTGCTTGcttgcatgtgcatgcatgccctATATTCTGCGTACCCTTCAAAAAACCAGTTACGCCTTTTATTAAGGAACGAAGTGAGTACAATGTTTGTGGCTCGTAGGAGTTGGAGGCTAATTTGGTATAACTGTGAATGGCTTGTAGGAATTCAAGCACTTAGTGTTACATAATTCCCATTCCTATTGTGAAGTTCTTGGGGAAACTCTTAGTTTTACCAAGTATTTAATATAGTGATATTTCAAATTACAAGAGTGAAAGGTACCGTAAATTGCCCTTCAtatgaattaaataaattactaaattaaccattaaaaatcaacggtgtatTTAATCCTACTATACTACTAGCAACTAGCAGCACCAGTGGAAGTACCGTAAATTGGCCCTTTTTTAAACATAAGTGAATCAATTTATTATCAACTAAAATGTAAatcatatgtaaaatttttatatacatgtttttaatgatataaaagctagcaaaaattaaaaaataaattacgataaaatcCACTTAAATcaatctcaaatttaaattttctaataaataattctagcttagggcattcccaacccataacaTTAGATGTAGTTTCCATAAActccacatcatcaagaaactagtactagacactactcttccaatgcaaacaccactattccatacttcaatttaatgctacttatctcatataatatcttgaatgttgtgtagaaaccatgtctcatgcaagataTGGTTTCATTcacttttctcatttattcacttgccacatcatctttcatTCTAGATGGCAACTTAGGGTccgtttggttggtggtcaaGGTGGGATGGGATATgtccatctatatttttagggatatggtgatccagttttatgtttggttagatggatgtgataatcaaaatttttatttggttggatggatgaggatggatgggatggacatattgaattactaataaataataatataaattaatcatcatagattttatcataattaatataaattatcaattaaatatatgtatcatcattaattaacactaatttaaacttggtagttactaattaatgtcaaaacaaactaattatcactaaacaatcactaatgatcatgGTTCGTGAAGGTGGATGAGCTAATCCGGTTAATTTGGCCAGATACATCCATGTAGCATCTTCGTAGAATATTCCTTTTTTGGGCCACCATATCCAATTttgtccacgaaccaaacgcacCAAAAACCTAGACGGCCATCTCCCATCGAGGCAtatcccaccaaccaaacacacccttatttaatgttatggacatCATCCTAATTATTGGGTTGGGAATATCcttatcagaaaaaaaaaagtgcctAGATAACAATTAATGTTATATCTATGAGTCAACTACTAGTATTGTAAACGCAGTCAGTCGTCGTTAAGATTACCCTTCCGCGATAAAATTGACATACAAACGTGAGACCGTTTAATAGATCTGCTCGGAGTTCTTTAGTAACTTCTGTTGTTTTATGCTTCACGTGATTTCCTTTCTGAACCCATAAATGCATCTTGAAGAACTAATGCAGATTCATCCAAAAACGCATCTTCATAAAGGTATACTTCTATCATGAATCTCATGTTACAGCAGAAATTTTTAACACCACCAAacattttcaaaagaaaattttttactcaaatataaaatgttaGATGTCCATGAAGCGCACATTAACTACCAATGAACCAATCGCCCTTTACCATGCTTCCAAATACGAATGACTGGCAGCGCCCCCTTTTTTAGTTTATGGTTATGCGTATAagtcaaattatattttaaaactttacattgtagtttattttggagtTTTCCATCGTACATTAATTTATAGTCTTTAGATCACCAAAATGcgtatatgaaaaaaatatattctatattttaatagataacgccgttgactttttgacacatgtttaCCATTtgtattgttcaaaaaatttacatgatTATTATTTCTTCTGTTGTGATtgtattggtttttttatacaagttgTGATTATATTTGTTACTAAATACATTTCaattataacttacattttcgtaaatttgcacaaaattctttaaataagataaattatcaaatatgtattaaCAAGTCAACGATatcgtatatttttttttgaaagaagggCAAAAGCTTTGTCTCATATATATTGGTAGAGAAGGAGAAAATGTATAAGATTATGGCCCATGGAAGAACCAGAatcaggaaaggaaaaaaaccatGCACCACGCGTTTACGACAGAGCCCTTAGTACTGAAACCCAAACTAGCCTTTTGACACTCCTAAAATACGAGTTCTTCGAAACAACGCCTCCAACAAGGGGACGATGATTGCGCTGTTGTCGCCCGTCCTAGAGCGAACGTAGTTTTCACCTGAAGAAACCCGTATAAAAGGATGGGATTATGCAGCAGCGCctcaaaaggaaaacaaacgcCCACACACGACGTCATTGCTTGTCCAAGCTAGACTTTCGTTCGTAATCAAACAACCCACCCGTGCCAAAGAGCAAACGTTAAGCTCAGAAGCCACCGCCATACAACAATCTTCCACGCGCCTCGTCGGACGACCATCAAGAAGGAGCCCAAAACTCCGACATGCCCTGATCCGTCCATGTTGTTGGGTAGGATGGGGAGAGGGTGAGAGAGAAGAATAGATCCCCCCCTAGCCCTCCGAACGTGGCCACCTTGAGACGGCAAAGGCGTCGTCCAAGAGAACGATCGTCTAGATTAGGGGCCAGCCGAAGGCTTGCAACGCCAACCTCATGGCGCCACCGTCGTCTCCGTCCGAATTCCGGCCGCGTCCGCCGCAGCCGCTCCATCTAGACCTCCGGCTCACCGTCGCCCGAGTGTTGTGGTCAACGGATCACCGTCGTCCTCAACTTCGTGCCGGCGGCTGCCATCCTCTTCCGTTGCTTCCCGGTCCGGTGGTGTGGGGACGCCAAGGATGACTAAGCCCCCTCGCCGTCCAGATTTGGCCCGGCggcgtccgccggtcgccgtcatCGCTCCATCCTctgtctcgccgccgcccggaaGCCGTAGGTCGATGGAGCTGCTTGGGGTGCCAGATCCAGCCCCTCGCCACAGATCTGGCCCGACGGCGTTCGTCGGTCACCACCTCCCCTCCATccatctcgccgccgcccgaaaGCCGTAGGTCAACGGAGTTGCTTGGGGCGCCAGATCCAGCCCCTCGCCGCAGATCTGGCCCGGCAACGTCCACCGGTCGCGCCGCCCCTCCATCCTCCGTCTCGTCGCCGCCAGAAAGCCGTAGGTCGACGGAGCAGCCGGATCCATCCGTCCTCGTCTTCGCGCCATGGCTGCCATCCCCTTCTGCCGCTGCCCGCTCCAGTGCCCAACCGCGCCGCCCCTGCCCTTCAGGACGGCGACCACCAAAGGAGgaagcctcgccgccgccgtccttgcAGCTGCTCGGGTAGCGGCGAGGCAGGCCGGCCTaaaggcggcggtggctgctAGCCTGGGCGTCGCCCGTGTCGCTCTAGGGCTCGGGTGACACGGGGTCGGGGTCGTGAAGCAATTGTAcgatatcatatattaaagtacataaaaaatacttaataagttgtttcgcttatatttataatatagcACATTAGGATATTGAAGACTATATACTCTatctattttgaaatataagacgtatattatgaaataaaggGAGTAAGGTTTTAGAATCACTGCTTGTACATGAAATTTTTCTTATCTATTAaaccatttaattatttattttgaaaactaagCATTATtctaacttatttttatatttgacctTTTAACCGTGCCATCAATTCAGGCGCGACTAAATAAGACCGTTGTTGTTGTCTTGACCAAATAATGCCATCACGCCATAGCGGACGGCATGAAGAGAACGTTCGGCTCTGAAACTAAATTGTGAGAgggtttaattttaatatagaaaattaaaatggttaaaaaaaaacctcctaCAGTCCTACGGAGTATATccgagggggaaaaaaaaaaatcagaaaacagATGTTATAGCGACTCTGCCTCAcgatgtgtatttttttttatgcgtTGAGATTTTCCCCTCACCATTGGAACCGGAAGGAAGGTCCTTCGAGACTGGAGTAGTGGTAGCCGACACGACAACCGCTTCTCTAGCTGGAGTCAAAGCTAAGCCCAAGCGAGCGGAGCTGCGGCAGCAAGGAAACGAGGGGCGATCGATGGCggcggacgccggcggcggcggcggcgtggtgaaGCACATCTTGCTGGCGCGGTTCAAGGAGGAGGTGACCCCGGAGCGGCTGGACCAGCTTATCCGCGGCTACGCGGGCCTCGTCAGCCTCGTCCCCTCCATGAAGGCCTTCCACTGGTCGGTGTTCCTGGTCttttcccctcccctctcccacCCACCGCCTGCTTTCTCCTTGTTCATTCACCGGCTCGTTTGCTTGGCTGTGCGGGTGTCGCCCCCTGTGACGCCCACGCGGCAGGTGCTCGACGAATTGCGTGCCTGCGATCCGGTTCAGTTGGCTCGCCTCGCTAACAGTCTCAGATGCGAACGCTGATTTGGAACACTGTGAATTTGTCAAATGTTATAGTGAACGCCTTAATTTGGCCTGCGATTGGGTTAATCGTCCGCTATCTGTCTTTGTGTCGCTAACCATTTGAAGAATTTTCATTTCGGTGGAACTCAGGTCTGAGATTTGAGAATTGAGACTGTCTCTTGAAGGACTGCAGAGTCTTTGCAATCCTGCACGATTTGAGGGTGATCGTGGCTGATAGCATGTTGGCACCCATGGAGGGGTTTTGGAGCACAGCATAATCATCATTCCATAAATTGAGATACCTCTTCTTGATACATtgttcaacaaaataaatttcagttcTTGAAGTCTCATGGGTAAAATTTAGTTCTTTTAGTTCAACTGGAGTGGGTCAACTAGCAATTTTTGTACTCTACATAAAGCAGTAAGGCTGATCAATGACCACAATTGTTCATTTTATGTACTGCCATTTATTTAGCCGTGGAGTTTAGACCATGcacattttaagtttttaactaTGAACATAAAGGCACTGCCCTGTTCTAGGACCAGCACAGTAGCTAAATTAACATGAAAGTTAGGCCAATTGGGAAAATGGATCTCCATGTGAAGACCATTATGCTCCAATAATTAGTTTCAAGTTATATGATCTTTTCTGTGAATGTGCCATGTGCAAGGAATTATAACATGCTTTTCCTATagcattttatatattagagaATTATGTTGCTCCACTAGGTCATAGCTTCTTGTGTTTCTTAATATATGATAGCTTATGTTTTCTtgcaatataaatttaaagtctaCATGAGAGTGTTTGTTCGCTATGcaaaagaaatggaaaataTCCTATGGTTTTTATTGCACTCCATGTTATAGTAAAAGCGTAAAACTATCATTTGTCACATCAACATGTGTCTCGAATAAGAGAGAGGAGATAACTACTTTATATTATAGTTGCAACTATATTAGTGTAAATGTAATAGACCTCCCTCCCTAGGTCAGGAGTCCACAGTTGACATCAGAACATTGTGGCAGTTATGATAGTACATCTACAGGTCCCGAGAAACAACATTGGTATACAAACATCacatcgtttttttttttcactggcCAACATGACCCTTTGAATGCATTTACCCTTTTACAGTTAATCACCACAATCCTTTCCCATGGACAATAGCTTGCACTGATTTGCATAGTAGGCAGTTCACCAACCTTAGAGATTTGTAACTCAATTCTCCATTTCTACTTTAGAGTGCACTGTTGGTCCGTTTGATCAAGCAAAACCTCTTTTTTGGTCTGCCACCTTGCCACAGGAAAGCTCTTCTGGGTTTATCCATTTTTCCCTTGACCCTTTTGGCAGCAAAAACATGTACATGTGACAAATGGAAGTGCAGGTTTAACAGGAATCGATTAACACACATTTTCCCCCATTGGACATTGAACTACACTTCCAAGATCACATATAAGACATTTGTCAAATCATTTTCATTGATGCAAACTTGCGactttgattatttttcagtccatttttttctgaatgtGCTGTTTAATTTGCAGGGGAACTGATGTTAGCATAGAGAACATGCACCAAGGATTCACCCATGTGTTTGAGTCCACTTTTGAAAGCACAGAAGGAATCAAGGAGTACATTGAGCACCCAGCACATGTTGAATTCGCAAACGAGTTCTTGCCTGCATTAGAGAAGACCCTCATAATCGACTACAAGCCAACTTCCGGAAACAACAGTTGAGATTATACAGTTTGGGTGCTTTTTTCATCGTTAATTGCACTACGGAATGCTGCgggagaattttatttttagttatccAAATTTGAACTTTCTTGCTGAATAAATTTGTCCTATATGTTTTTACCTATCAAGAAGAGCGGTTCATTTTGGTGTACGTACTCTAAATAATTTGCTTGTTATGTTTTAAAAGTCAATACATGTACTCCTTATTAACCAGAGTTGTCTTTCAAGCATTGAACAGTTTTTACTGCACTTCAAATAATTAGcttgataaaaattttaacccCTGTATTATCCAAGATTTAGTGCGGTGAAAGCTGTGAATGTGAGATTTTGAGAAACAGCAGTGCTAAAAACAAAATCCAAAGAGAATATTATTCTCCACGGTTGTCCAAATCGGAGTCCTCTGAATACTCCTCACAGAGCTCAGTAGGTTCAACGATGGCAGACTCGCCCTCACGCTGGAGGCTCTCAGCAACCAAtctttgattaattattaattcgCTTGCTACAAAGCGATGCTGCCCCATCTCTTAAATTAAATAGATGTGGCACC
This is a stretch of genomic DNA from Oryza brachyantha chromosome 1, ObraRS2, whole genome shotgun sequence. It encodes these proteins:
- the LOC102717013 gene encoding stress-response A/B barrel domain-containing protein HS1, producing MAADAGGGGGVVKHILLARFKEEVTPERLDQLIRGYAGLVSLVPSMKAFHWGTDVSIENMHQGFTHVFESTFESTEGIKEYIEHPAHVEFANEFLPALEKTLIIDYKPTSGNNS